DNA from Ziziphus jujuba cultivar Dongzao chromosome 2, ASM3175591v1:
TTGAAGACCTTAATGATAATCTAATGCTTTCTTGTCATGTAAGctactattttttattcttttttagagAGAAGATGATGGGAAAGTGGGTTGAATTTCGAGAATAGAACCGGACTAGCTAAAACTAACATTAataggtttatatatatatgactcaaTTATTGAAGTAAAAATATGTAGCACAGGAAtcgaaaaaattatttatataccacACCTGCTTATCAACTGATGTCATGCAACTAAACTAatgtaatcaaatattaaatattagtcATACACACAAGTAAtatttaatctatatatattgcAGAAATATTCACATATAAATAAACTTTACACGTTATAACGtgcattaattattaaaatatttatttgattattgatTGTTGTTTCGTTGACATGGTAAAacctaggggtgggcaaaatccaatccaacccgttcaatccgccaaatccaatccatttttaacggtttggattggatttttacatcaattggattggattgggttcaaaatattataaattatatggattggattggttatggattaaaaatataaatccaatccaatccaaataaaatattatataactaaaaaattatatattttttattcttttcatttttatatattaattttagaatattttttttcatttttatatattaatttttaattttttttccattttttatattgatttttaatatatatatatatatatataatttttttttcttttacatccccatatcccaaattccaaattaaattgtaagttgtaaccctaaactaaacatttacctttgttgacgcccaccaccagtccatcaccatcaccataatatatatattttttttacattcccatcatatatatatatatatatctacatatattgtatccaattgttacttatatatatatatatatatataaatgtttaaatataatttattgctaattttattgttttgatctttgtagagcttacagagttaactaaaattagtgaacctgttaacgttgattgacttatgatttacccaagttttaaggttaaaaaaaaaaaaggaattatgcattgatttttgagtgaatgaattttgatgaatgtattattttacattatttgttctaacaattttaatttgattttataggagtgagatgatgacattaatgttcgctatttaataagtgcatgatgtgtattatttgctacattttcttctttattttccattgtagactatgttatattattctaattgtattttatgtttggataattataatttattatttatattttatatttggaaaattttttatttgtattatatatttataaattagtaagtttcaaactgatcaaccaatccaaaccaaaccgatcataaatggtttggtttggtttggatttaatgcttcaatggtttggtttgaattgtaaattagaaaaaccaatatgtatggattgggttgtatttcggtccaaaaccaaaccaatccaatccatgcccacccctagtAAAACCGTTGTAACCATGAAGAATTTTCTCAAGTTTCAAAGGGTGATTCGAATTATTcccattgtgtatatatatatatatatatataaatccttgAGGtggatatttaattaaattaaaccatGCAACAAATGAGAACATGATCAACTGCTTTAAACTCAACTCATAATCACTTTCCTCTTCcatattttcaaatacaatGTTCAACCCACAGAAAGTAACTCACTGTGGAACTTGCTTTATTCAACTGATCATGATGAAAACCATGTCCATGTCCATCTTACTTTGTTCCATTATGGTTACCATAATCATGTCTGAAACAACCAACATAACCACAGACCAGTCAGCTCTTCTTGTCCTAAAATCCCATATAACCCATGATCCACAAAACATTTTGTCCGAAAATTGGTCAACTTCTTCATCCATTTGCAGCTGGGTTGGTGTAACTTGTGGTGCTAAACACAAAAGGGTTACCATGTTGAATCTTTCTTATATGGGTCTTACTGGAACTGTTCCTCCACAACTTGGAAACCTTACTTTTCTTGTAGAATTAAGATTAGAAAACAATAGTTTTCATGGATCCTTGCCCGTGGAATTGACTCGGCTACGGCGGTTGAAGATGATCAATTTTGGATTTAATAACCTGATGAAAGGAGAGATTCCTTCTTGGTTTGGATTGTTTCCAAAACTTGAATCCTTGAATTTGTATGGTAATCAGTTTACAGGTTTATTACCTACTTCCATCTTCAATTTGTCTTCGTTACAAATAATGAGTTTCAAAAATAACCAGCTTACAGGTATGAATTTTGCCGgccattaatttttcatattcatCATGTCTTGGTAATTAGTCGTATAAACtataattttgaaactttttaatatataatgtataattttaatataataggtTTGTACATTTATTTTATAGCGTATGGATGTCTCCCATTACATCTAGTGaaacatatattttatcaaatgtgCATGGCTTAACAGGAGACTCTAACTATCACTGCGCAAGCCTaccattgcatatatatatatatatatatatttatatatgtgtgtatattatatatcacAGGCATACCAAGAGAGATTGGGAACCTAACAACATTGAAGGAGTTGTATCTTGACTATAACAACTTGAAAGGTATACATAGCTCAACTGTTATAATACATCACTACTTTCTAGATTCTTTTaacttctacattttttttttctccaaaatcaatttgtagtaagaTGAACCGGTCAAactttaacattttaaaataaataaataaataaagttgcgcttatcatatttttaaattttatgagtTTGAGTTGTGCTCAATTACTCATAAAATCTAGGGTGTAGCTTTCAGAAATCATAATTTATCCATTCCTACTTGATCTCTAGATAGTTTTATCAACTTTCTGCTTGTTTTCATAAATACAAGCagattctttgttcttttttattcatattatttgaAGGAGttgaattgaaaataaattaaaaaaaaataaaatgtaagtattttttttttttttttttgagtcaaGCATATATAGTTACATTTTTTGATGTGCCATTCACATATAATAATACGTTTTACTTAGATAGCATGATGTGCCATATGTAAGCAATGTTATTAGTCATCAgatcaaataaaacaataaaagaaggattaactcatttttgttattaaaaaaagaaaaaaaaaaggaaaagtaagCATAATATATATCTAAGCACATCAGTTTTATGGTATATGATTGGAATATATATAACATGTCTTTGAGATgccaaattatttttgtttgacttagtatattatatagatgaaaaaaatttatttttgcagaAATTCCAAAGGAGATTGGTCACGTGAACAGCCTTGAGGTGTTGTCCATACGATACAATGCCTTAACAGGGCCTTTTCCTTTGTTTGTCCTCGATATTTCTTCTTTGAAAAATTTGAGTTTCACATATAATAATCTATCCGGTAGCCTGCCAAACAGTATCTGTGAAAGTGTTCCTAATCTCAAACTGTTGGCTTTAGCTCACAATCAGCTTGGTGGCACCATTCCATCCCAATGGTCTCAATGcaaaaatcttcaatttttgttattatcatATAATCGCTTTGTTGGAAGCATACCCAGAAATATTGGAAACTTGACAATTCTGAAGGAGCTTTATCTTGGGCCCAACAACTTAACAGGTATGTGCACCAACTTTATAacgattttaattaattaagtattaaatatatatatatatatatataattttattctattagGCGATGTAGTCGAGGATAAACTGGGCTACAGTATCCAGCAACTATCTTGCAGGATATTTCCATGCCTTGCAAGACGTATTGAAATGTACGTCGGCCAACATAAGCTGGTCGTCTAGGAAAATGCTACTACTATATATAGTTCAGTCCATTCTATATATCAAAGTCTTTGACAGAGTATGCTAATTGTTAAACGGGCTTATTTATGGTATTGGATGAAAGAATTTAAGggataattattatcaaatactTTGGTACATGAAACACTTTATGTGTATGCGTGCAAGCCAGTGTGTACATTATAATAGAACTTTTCAGAATTAATATGTCCATAGgtcaatttcttttattaatatatctaaAGTCAATTTGATTGCTGGCATCGGAATTAAACATAGATAATTGATACTGTGGCAGGTATAGTACCCAGTGAGATTGGtgatcttcaaaatcttgagGTATTAGTCCTCCAAGTGAACCATTTCAGTGGACCCATGCCACCTAAATTCTTCAATATTTCTTCAATGAGGATCATTGGACTAGCAGTTAATCACTTGTCAGGCCAATTTCCATCACATACAAGTTTCCTATTTCCCAACCTTAAGCAGCTTGTCATAGGAATGAACGATTTCACTGGTCCAATCCTCAATTTTATATCGAATGCTTCTCAACTCACCCAAATTGATATTCCATACAATTCATTCTATGGCACTGTTACAAGTAAACTTTGTTCTTTACGAAATATCCAATGGCTTAACTTAGCCTTCAACAATTTTACCATTGACTCTTCAGACAACTTCTTCACTTCTTTATCAGATTGTAAATATCTTAGATTGTTAGAGTTGGAAAGCAACCCATTGAATGCAATGCTTCCAGATTTTGGTGGGAATCTTTCTTCTTCCCTCCAATATTTTGGAGTCATTAATTGCTCAATGAAGGGCAATATTCCTAAACAAATTGGGAGTTTAAGCAGCTTAATTACCTTAAAGTTGGATGACAATGACTTGACTGGATCCATTCCACCTACAATTGGAGGACTCCAAAAGGTTCAAGGTATATATTTGAATGGAAACGAGGTACAAGGATTTATACCTTCAGAAATTTGCCACTTAGAGAGCCTGGTTGAGTTGTTTTTGGCCAATAATAAGCTCATTGGGTCTATACCAGAATGCTTGGGAAATCTCAGTTCTCTAAGAACTCTCTCATTGAACTCCAATGGattgaattccacaattccAAACGCATTATGGAGTCTTGTATATATCTTGACAGTGAACCTCTCATCCAATTCTCTTGTTGGATCTCTCCCTTTGAATGTTGAGAACTTGAAAGTTCTGATAGCAAtagatttatcaaaaaatgaGCTTTCAGGCAACATACCAAGTACCATTGGGAGTCTTCAGAATTTGGTAAATCTTTCCTTGGCACAAAATAGATTCACAGGTCAAATTCCCACTTCATTTGGCAAACTTATAAGCATAGAACTTATGGATTTGTCAAGAAACAAATTATCTGGAGAAATTCCAAAGTCTTTGAAGGCATTACTGAGCCTAAAATATTTCAATGTGTCTACAACCAGCTGGAAGGAGAAATCCCTACTGGAGGACCTTTTGTGAATTTCTCAGCTCAATCATTTTTGTCAAACAATGGACTTTGTGGTGCACCTCGGCTGCAAGTATTGCCATGCACAAGGAAAGAAACTCATAAATCAAGAAATGCAACAGAAACTATAGGTGTGCTGAGGATTACTTTGCCAGTGGTTTCATCAATATTACTTATATTGGCACTTGCATGTTTGTTCGTGAGATGCAAAAAAGATAAGGCTTTGAAAATTTCGAGTGAGGCCACCTTGAAACTTCCATCAACATGGACAGAGATTTCACATAAAGAGCTGCTGGAGGCAACGAATGGCTTCAACGAAGCAAACTTACTCGGTACAGGGAGTTTTGGCTCTGTATATGAAGGAAAACTCAATGATGGATTGCATGTTGCAATAAAAGTTTTCAATCTGAATTTCGAAAAGGCATGTAAGAGTTTTGATGCTGAATGTGAAGCATTATTCAATCTCCACCATCGGaatcttatcaaaattttgaaggcTCACAATGGAAATGAATTCAAAGCCTTGGTGCTACAATTCATGCCTATGGGAAGCCTTGAGAAGTGGTTGCATAATTGTAACTACAATCTAAATATGTTACAAAGATTGAACATAATGATTGATGTTGCATCTGCATTGGAATACCTTCATCATGATTATTCAGAGCCTGTTGTTCATTGTGATATAAAGCCTAGCAACATACTTTTAGATGGAGATATGGTTGCTCATGTTGCTGATTTCGGAATTACAAAAATGTTAGGCAAAAACGCTTTGATGACACAAACCAAAACCCTAGCCACTATTGGGTATATGGCACCAGGTAATATAGTTTTCGAGCTATAGTTTCATTTTGCTTGTTTATACAACCCTTCTTTAACATTGTTGGATATTTCTCTGCAGAATATGGACTAGATGGGATTGTTTCCACAAAAGGAGATGTGTACAGTTATGGTATTTTGCTTATGGAAACTTTCACAGGAAAAAAGCCTACAGATAAAATGTTTGTTGAAGATTTGAGCTTGAGGAAATGGGTTAGGGAATCATTCTCTTTGGAATTCACAGAAGTTGCAGATAAGGAATTGTTGGGTGAAGAAAAAGCACATAGACCTGTCATAAAAGTTTGTTTATCATCCATCTTGGACTTGGCCCTGAATTGTTCTCTAGAGACACCAGAGACGAGGAAAACTATAAAGGACGTTTCAATTTCACTTCATAAAATCAGAAGGAGGTTCTTGAAGGAAATTCAGTATACATAATAAGCTCAAACCCCCGTAGTTGCATTGTATAACCACACTCATATTTCACTTTGAAGGAATTGCAATGTTTTCAGAGTACCAGAAgcataataaattgaaatgtttgACCTTTTGTTTTCTCGGAGCAAATTGTTTCTATTTGCTAAAGTTACATACAAGACCTATCATTATCGTACCTCTCCATTGGTCATTTGGTTAATTTATCTAATCATACgaccaaaaaaaattgttacaaAATCTATGAGCAAAACCGAATTTATTGTTCCTTTATTGTTCGAAGAGAAGAACCATTTCTTCGTCGTAATACTTTGGGGTAATTAGTCTTTCCTATCAAGGTACAAATACATGTTATAATGAAAACTGTAAATATGGAGACCATAAGTGACGGATCCTGCTTTCTTAATCTCCACAATGTTGTTGATGTGTCAAAACTAACTACTGCAAAACCTTCACGAGATTGCTTCTGTctgcaaaatgaaaaattgttgCAGTAAAAACTCATTCAGGTTCATTTAGGAGAAAAATATtcttataatcaatttaatccTCTTGATTTTCGCATTAGATTTAATGGGTTGTCAATTTTGTTCATAACAAAGCGAAGGACTTGCAATAAAAACATACCCCAGGAAGCCTTTAATTGAGTTCCATAAAGATGCAACACCTTTGGTCCCCCAGCTTGACTGAAAATTGCCTTGGTCTTTATTTTTGTGATTGTTGAAGCTCCCTTCAAGATCCCCCAAAAAGATAATAACATAAATCTCTCAAAACCATAAGCATAaccttaataaattataattttaaaaatgaaaaatactgATTACAACCGAAGCATttcaaactaataataatatgagaCAAAAGCCttgttgtttttgtgtttgaatCCTACCAACTTCATTTCTGTTACATTATTTTGTTGCAATTTTAAGGACCAATTTCCCGTTATTTGATGCTACAAGCTAGGAGGAGGAGTTTTTTTGTAGTATCTGCTGTGTTTAAGCCCCTAGGATTGgtaataaccaaaaaataaacatttgaaagtaacTTCACAGTTACAATTATGAAAATGATACCAGTGCTGTCTGAAGAAACTGAATAGCCTTTCCTAGAAGCCTTGGACAATTCCTCCACAAGTGCACGCTCTGCATCACTAAAACATTAAACAAAATACAAGTGAAAAACGAAACAAAAATGTcatgatatttatatttaaatattaaaagaagaaaaaaattaaaaataaagactaCAAAAACAGAAACTAAAGTGATGCCGAAGGTTTTTGATCCTGTTTTCACACAAAAGAATAtaaattccttctttttttttttttttggttagtttgATTGCAAACTAGTGATATAGATTCACGCATCAACTGTAGTTCTTTACAGACTAAATAAAGCACATTTTTCTGCTTAGCACAGCTCAATTTCAGCCTGCAGGTAAGATAAATTCTCAAAAAGATGTTTGCTTCTCAATCACCACCCCCTGCAGCATCCCAACTCGAGCCCTTTCAGAGCTCTGTGTTAGCCAAGCTAGAAAACATCATAAACAATTGCCATTATGCAATACATTTTTTCTCACTTAACCATTCTtagatttaaattatgatattaaTACCAAGGGAAACAAAAAGAAGTGTAATCTGGACCTGATTTTCTTTGGGATTTGAACATTCACAATAAAGTGATGATCTCCTCGAATTGATGCTTTGTTGATGTCTGGAACTCCCATTCGTGACAACTTTAGTGTTTCTCCAGGCTGAATGCCAGAAGGAATTTGAAGATCTCTCAATCCTTCAACTGTTTCTACCTGAAGTTACTTTAAGCCTTAATTTCATCAAGCAACTTATATACAACTTCAAATTATAAGGACTGTAGACAtctaagaaatattaaaaaggcTCATAAAACCGTTCAAAGATTAAGAGATAAAAGCAAGGCAGAATACACAAGAAAAATCAATACATAGCAAGCTGAAGCAGAAGTATTCGAAAATCTAAGTTTGCaaagaaatagatagagaaAATAAACATGAACAGTATAAATTAATAGTGTAGTCTCATGATGATCACAGTAATTAGTAACTATCACAATCCAAATCTCTGCTTTTAATTCTTGGAGCCCGAGTATCAGTAACTGTAACTAAAAAGTATACCTGCAGTTTTTCCTATTCTTAATAGTAGTACCATCATTAACTAATACTGCATGATTCTTCGCACAGAGCAGCAGGTATCTAATTTGATTTAGTGATGAAGCAGCTTCAATTTTCTCAATTCCAGGTAAAATCACCATTATATCAAAACTAAACAATGCAACTTTCCAATCATgatattaaatcaaaataagattAAATAAGTAGCTATGAAATGGCACAAAGtacaaaatttgatgaaaatttaaagtttcAACTGTCTGAGTTACCACATTGGTCTAACTCTATACTCAATTTTTCCCATTGTTTGCTTTCACAGACCAGCTCCCCGGTACTAAAACCATACTTAATCAACATATCATAATTGACTGATTATGGCCCAAGAAATAAAATCTTCAACAAAATCccctaataatttataataaaataatattgaaacaaGATATCCAATGCAAATCAGGGGTAGGATAACAATAACTCAAGGTCCAAATTGACTACTGCACATGATTGGCCAAGGTTTCATACCCCATATTTTACATCTGTTCTTATGATTAATCCCAAATATTGGTGGCAGAGTGGAGggttacccaaaaaataaagtcCGCACTCTATGTGCCTGCTTATGTCTTACCTACCCAAAACAGTAAGCAAGCAATGGTTCTTACCGGTCAACAAAATGTCTTTGCAGAGTCCCACAAAACTTCTACAAAGAACAGTAGTGGTAATGAGTTGTATTAATGGCCCACAAAGTGTAGGAACAAAGTGTATCAATGAGGCAAAAATGAATGTATTGTTTACGTATTAGTGGTAGTAGTTGCAATTGTTGTCTGTTATAAGTTTCCTCATAAACTTGTATTTTACAACACTTAGCACTCAATATTTTGCTCCACAACccatatattataaaaacataTTGCAAAAGGTAACCAGCAGGAAGTACCAATGAGACCACGAAGATTATACAAGCATCGAATCAAGTATAAGATTTAATTAACAGTTCTTAAGTGAGGGCACAATCCAAATGTCCACAAAAGGGATGATACATAAGGTTATGATAACAATCATCATGTTGTTCAGTGAAGAAAAGAATGAAAGGTTAaagacagaatcaagaatgttCACCACATGTCAAATCAAttatgggagaaaaaaaaaaaaaaattacctttcTAACAGTCCCTAATATGGCCTCAGTATAATCCACATTTATTGTTGAATACAGATTGAGACCATCCCTCCTGATTCCATGCTTTTCTTCTATATGGAGCACTATATAAAGATTACCAGCTATACCCCTGCCAATATATACATGTAGAGAGGGTATAAAATTGCAATCTCTTCTAAAATTATTCATGTTTCATTTGGATTTAGTATCTAGTCTTATAGAAAACACAACGCAAACAAATAGAAACAGAAACATAGATGTAGCCCCAAAAGCTTACGCTTCAAAAGCATAAAACTAAACTCTGGACAGAGGAAGTACTAAATAACTGAAGCCACGTCTTGTCCATGAAATAATCAAATCATGATCACTACAGCACTGAGTAACAAAAGATAAAGATTATACTGGCATACATATtaattgttgaaagaaaattcatCTATAGTACACaccttttattatcaaaattccCCTCCCCCTGTAGTTGCATTGTAGATCCATTACTAACACCAGCTGGTATAAACACATTCATGTTTCGCTTTGACTGTACCAGACCATCGCCTCCACATCTTCGACAATAATCAGTGATTATCTTGCCATCTCCACCACACTTTGTGCAGGTAGACACCTAATAATCATCAAATATATTGAGTAAATGTCAAATACAGATGTCAAATTCTAAAGAGGTGTAGGAGTACAGGAGACTAAGTTCTTTAACCAAACGAAGTACCTATAACTTACGGtactgacttttttttttttttttttttttccgggaGGAAAGGAGGGGAAGATAATACTTTTCGTTTTCACCAATATTAGGCTAGGTAAAAGgtagaaaaattttatgaaactcTAGAACACATGATGCAAGTACTTAGATATTTGACTGAACTGTGAACTGCCTTTTAGATACTCTTGAATCTTCAAATGCCATAgctgagaaagagagaggagaaacTGGCATGTCAactaatatttgtttatatattcaaCTGGCATAAATAGGACAAGACCTAAACCAGTTTTCAAAATGGAAATGTAAACAAACACCATAGAACTATCCTACATATAACTGTAAGTGCAATTTGGCTGGATTACCAATTTTATGACCCGTGAAAGAGCATAGGGAATGGATCTGCATGAAGAAACTACATCAAGCATGTGCAAGCCCACTAGGTTCCCAAAtattgggggggaaaaaaagtgTGGAGCTCAAGATTAAGTGcttcatttaaatcaacaatcaTGGAGAATATAGAATTAACTCTTCACAAACTCAGGCTTTAGAACATGTTAAAAATGGTTGTGGATTAATTTTAGTGCTTAATCTACAATTCAAGAATGTTAAGTGTTATGTCAtgtgtgttaatttgatatacATTGTTAGCTCCATTGCTTATTAGCTTAAGCTTTTTAGTAGGATTTAGTGCATAAAATTCAGAAATACAAGAGAGGTCTGTGTATAGGAGAAATTGGAGTAATTCACATAGGTCCGTGTATAGAAGAAATGGGAGTAATTCACatataactttttaatatttagaagaTGTCAAATTACCTGTGACATCATTCCAAATGGTGTTTTCTGAGTTTTCATTACTCCTCCTCTTCCTCCGCAGCTGCTACATGATTTTAGACAGCTACTAGATTTAGCCCCCGTTCCATCACAATTATCACACATCTCAGAACAAGAAATTTCAATTTCTCGCTGCCCTCCAAATATAGACTCTTCAAAGCTCAAATACAGGTCATACCTGCAAAACTGAGATTATATGAGATTTTTAtacagtaaaaaaaagaaaacctcaAAAACGTAAAATTTATGGCTCAAACTGATAATTTACTTTTCATTTCACAAATTCGTATTGATATTAAGGAGACAAAAGGGATTCTTCTAATTGGATCAATCACAAGAAATTAATAGCGACTTTCTAGCTAGATGGTTACCGAATATCAAGACTTCGGTTTTTCTTGTTGCTGAAATTAAAATTGATGCCTCCGGAATCACTTCTTCCTCCAAAAAAACCATCTGACCCTCCAAAGAACGTATCAAAAACTTCAAAAGGATCCACCTATAGAAGTTCAATCAGGCATCAGCTAATATTGAAATTAACAGTTCctccagaaaataaaattaattaataaataaacaattaacagAGACCGAATGTATCCCTTGTATTAATTGTCTCATGACCAGGAAGATATCTGACTATTTAGGATATACTAAGAAATGTTACAGTTATGAGCTTACCCCCATTGAACCACTGCCTGACCCACCATGTTCTCCTTGCAAACCTGCCTCACCAAAGCGATCATATAAAGATCTTTTCTCATCATCAGATAGGACCTACAGAGCTGCTCCATTATCACATgaatagaaaaggaaaaacaaaaatatgatgcaGATAATCCACTCAATTCTATCAACCAGGAGCCTGAGCTCAGAAAACCTATCAcctaaagaaaaaggaaataaattacaaaaaaaagaaaaaaagaaaaaaagaaaaaagaaaatctatacacacacacacacacacacacacacacacacaaaaatagagcaaagaaacacaaaaattacCTCATATGCAGCACTTatctctttgaatttctcctCCGCTCCAGCACCTTTGTTCATATCTGGATGGTACTGACCCAAATAACCAAAGTTTCAGTAAAATCTAActcaaaacttatatatatatatatatatatagaaatgcaATGCTATCACAAATTTAAATGGTCTCAGCTTGAGCAATACACACATCATCAATGGCAATCTTTCTCACACATGGTAGATGTAAAGAAAATTCTTGAAAGAAAAACTCCACATTTTCCACTGCTAATCGTATACAGAATCAGAGTCACAGACATTTTAAGTAAAAATTTGTGTCAAGTCCTCAACTACATCAAGAAGTAAA
Protein-coding regions in this window:
- the LOC107419562 gene encoding LRR receptor-like serine/threonine-protein kinase FLS2, yielding MSETTNITTDQSALLVLKSHITHDPQNILSENWSTSSSICSWVGVTCGAKHKRVTMLNLSYMGLTGTVPPQLGNLTFLVELRLENNSFHGSLPVELTRLRRLKMINFGFNNLMKGEIPSWFGLFPKLESLNLYGNQFTGLLPTSIFNLSSLQIMSFKNNQLTEIPKEIGHVNSLEVLSIRYNALTGPFPLFVLDISSLKNLSFTYNNLSGSLPNSICESVPNLKLLALAHNQLGGTIPSQWSQCKNLQFLLLSYNRFVGSIPRNIGNLTILKELYLGPNNLTGIVPSEIGDLQNLEVLVLQVNHFSGPMPPKFFNISSMRIIGLAVNHLSGQFPSHTSFLFPNLKQLVIGMNDFTGPILNFISNASQLTQIDIPYNSFYGTVTSKLCSLRNIQWLNLAFNNFTIDSSDNFFTSLSDCKYLRLLELESNPLNAMLPDFGGNLSSSLQYFGVINCSMKGNIPKQIGSLSSLITLKLDDNDLTGSIPPTIGGLQKVQGIYLNGNEVQGFIPSEICHLESLVELFLANNKLIGSIPECLGNLSSLRTLSLNSNGLNSTIPNALWSLVYILTVNLSSNSLVGSLPLNVENLKVLIAIDLSKNELSGNIPSTIGSLQNLLEGEIPTGGPFVNFSAQSFLSNNGLCGAPRLQVLPCTRKETHKSRNATETIGVLRITLPVVSSILLILALACLFVRCKKDKALKISSEATLKLPSTWTEISHKELLEATNGFNEANLLGTGSFGSVYEGKLNDGLHVAIKVFNLNFEKACKSFDAECEALFNLHHRNLIKILKAHNGNEFKALVLQFMPMGSLEKWLHNCNYNLNMLQRLNIMIDVASALEYLHHDYSEPVVHCDIKPSNILLDGDMVAHVADFGITKMLGKNALMTQTKTLATIGYMAPGNIVFEL
- the LOC107435129 gene encoding uncharacterized protein LOC107435129, whose amino-acid sequence is MRSTFSASSAYAIPKLPPVPISAVSSNSFVFFNLPSSSTIIRSFGLSSSASQFFCRNYQTFNPNPSLFFRSKPPRTCSPIRAAGKDYYSTLNVGRNATLQEIKSSYRKLARKYHPDMNKGAGAEEKFKEISAAYEVLSDDEKRSLYDRFGEAGLQGEHGGSGSGSMGVDPFEVFDTFFGGSDGFFGGRSDSGGINFNFSNKKNRSLDIRYDLYLSFEESIFGGQREIEISCSEMCDNCDGTGAKSSSCLKSCSSCGGRGGVMKTQKTPFGMMSQVSTCTKCGGDGKIITDYCRRCGGDGLVQSKRNMNVFIPAGVSNGSTMQLQGEGNFDNKRGIAGNLYIVLHIEEKHGIRRDGLNLYSTINVDYTEAILGTVRKVETVEGLRDLQIPSGIQPGETLKLSRMGVPDINKASIRGDHHFIVNVQIPKKISDAERALVEELSKASRKGYSVSSDSTGSFNNHKNKDQGNFQSSWGTKGVASLWNSIKGFLGQKQSREGFAVVSFDTSTTLWRLRKQDPSLMVSIFTVFIITCICTLIGKTNYPKVLRRRNGSSLRTIKEQ